A region of Mesorhizobium sp. AR02 DNA encodes the following proteins:
- a CDS encoding MATE family efflux transporter, protein MTEKMPTRRRTGDLTSGPIPRTLLLFALPVLGSNVLQSLNGSINAVWVGRFLGESALTATSNANLVLFLILGTVFGIGMAATILVAQSVGARDLPEARRIVGTSATFFFLVSIIFAVCGWIWVDAILNTLGTPADALPLARSYLRIIFVAVPMMNLLSFVMTVLRGAGDSRTPFIFMALAVVLDIVLNPLLIRGIGPFPELGIAGSGTSTLIGQTVSVIAILVVLYARKHPLRLAGANLALLRPDPALLRIIVFKGVPMGLQMIVISAAALTVMGIVNAYGSQVAAAYGIAAQLWTYIQMPALAIGAAVSSMAAQNVGAGRWDRIGRIAASGVGFNLVLTGALVALLWLFDRSILSLFLSSDSAAIDIAAHINSVASWSFILFGITIVLFATVRATGAVMPPLIILVISVLIVRTGFAYFMRGVIGEEALWWSFPAGSITSLVLAAAYYRFGGWRTLHMIENRPAAGEPPDTGLGVPRGRANMAPETPNG, encoded by the coding sequence ACCGGCGACCTGACCAGCGGCCCGATCCCGCGCACGCTGCTGCTGTTTGCCTTGCCGGTGCTGGGCTCCAACGTGCTGCAGTCGCTCAACGGGTCGATCAATGCCGTCTGGGTCGGACGCTTTCTCGGCGAATCGGCACTGACCGCCACTTCCAACGCCAACCTCGTCCTGTTCCTGATCCTGGGCACGGTGTTCGGCATCGGCATGGCGGCGACCATCCTGGTGGCGCAGTCGGTCGGCGCGCGCGATCTGCCCGAGGCCCGCCGCATTGTCGGCACCAGCGCCACCTTCTTCTTCCTCGTCTCCATCATCTTCGCCGTCTGCGGCTGGATCTGGGTCGACGCCATCCTCAACACGCTTGGCACGCCGGCAGACGCCTTGCCGCTGGCGCGCTCCTATCTGCGCATCATCTTCGTCGCCGTGCCGATGATGAACCTTCTGTCCTTCGTCATGACCGTGCTGCGCGGTGCCGGCGACTCGCGCACACCCTTCATCTTCATGGCGCTGGCGGTGGTTCTCGACATCGTGCTCAACCCGCTGCTGATCCGCGGCATCGGCCCCTTCCCCGAACTCGGCATCGCCGGATCGGGAACCTCGACGCTGATCGGCCAGACGGTGAGCGTCATCGCCATCCTTGTCGTGCTCTATGCGCGCAAGCATCCGTTGCGGCTGGCCGGTGCCAACCTCGCTCTGCTGCGGCCCGATCCGGCATTGCTGCGCATAATCGTCTTCAAGGGCGTGCCGATGGGGCTGCAGATGATCGTCATCTCGGCGGCAGCACTGACCGTGATGGGCATCGTCAATGCCTATGGCTCACAGGTCGCCGCCGCTTACGGCATTGCCGCACAGCTGTGGACCTACATCCAGATGCCGGCGCTGGCCATCGGTGCGGCGGTCTCCTCGATGGCGGCGCAAAATGTCGGTGCCGGCCGCTGGGACCGGATCGGCCGCATCGCCGCCTCCGGCGTCGGCTTCAACCTTGTCCTGACCGGCGCCCTGGTCGCGCTGCTGTGGCTCTTCGACCGCTCGATCCTCAGCCTGTTCCTGAGCAGCGACAGCGCTGCGATCGATATCGCCGCCCACATCAACTCTGTGGCATCCTGGTCGTTCATCCTGTTCGGCATCACCATCGTGCTGTTCGCCACCGTGCGCGCCACCGGTGCGGTGATGCCGCCGCTGATCATCCTGGTGATTTCGGTGCTCATCGTGCGCACCGGCTTTGCCTATTTCATGCGCGGCGTGATCGGCGAGGAAGCGCTGTGGTGGAGTTTCCCGGCCGGCTCGATCACCTCGCTGGTTCTGGCCGCGGCCTATTACCGCTTCGGCGGCTGGCGCACCTTGCACATGATCGAAAACAGGCCGGCCGCCGGCGAGCCGCCGGACACCGGGCTTGGCGTGCCGCGTGGGCGCGCCAACATGGCGCCGGAAACGCCGAATGGTTGA
- a CDS encoding MFS transporter, which translates to MTAHSIVLTRNNEFGGAAARAVVAAMIAVLFAGSTALTPLYIIYKQAFGFSQITLTLIYAVYVIGNLAALLMFGGVSDLVGRRPAALAAMAVAVASTLLFLFAENVAWLDAARILMGLAIGVGTGTGTAWLTELIATSDKSRAATIATSTNFLGLGLGALGAGLLAEYAPWPLRLTFVVNLAVLVLVSILILHTRETVSRPGKLADISMRPKLSVPGNVRARFVAPAVTGFGAMALVGFYAALAPSILAQQLQVTNHAAAGALFFELTIVAAVTILATTRLSSRVTMFTALVLIIPTVGLVVAAQFFGSMAIMILATACCGVASALGYRGGLQVVNQIAPADRRAEVVSAFFICCFCGNALPVIGIGILSNWTTATTASLAFAGMITIFSLVALGFGAKHAR; encoded by the coding sequence ATGACCGCTCACAGCATCGTCCTGACACGTAACAATGAATTTGGCGGCGCAGCGGCAAGGGCGGTCGTCGCTGCCATGATCGCCGTCTTGTTTGCCGGCAGCACGGCACTGACCCCGCTCTACATCATCTACAAGCAGGCGTTCGGTTTCTCACAGATCACGCTGACCCTGATCTATGCCGTGTATGTGATAGGCAATCTCGCGGCGCTTTTGATGTTTGGCGGCGTGTCGGATCTAGTCGGCCGTCGTCCGGCTGCCTTGGCGGCGATGGCTGTGGCCGTGGCCAGCACGTTGCTTTTTCTGTTCGCCGAAAATGTTGCGTGGCTCGACGCCGCGCGGATTCTGATGGGTCTGGCGATCGGTGTCGGTACCGGAACCGGCACGGCATGGCTGACCGAACTGATCGCGACCAGCGACAAGTCGCGTGCCGCCACGATCGCCACCAGCACCAATTTCCTGGGTCTCGGACTTGGCGCGCTGGGAGCGGGCCTGCTGGCCGAATATGCACCATGGCCGCTCAGGCTGACCTTCGTTGTCAATCTGGCTGTGCTTGTCCTGGTCAGCATATTGATCCTGCACACGCGCGAGACCGTTTCACGACCAGGGAAACTGGCTGATATTTCGATGCGGCCCAAGCTTTCCGTGCCTGGCAACGTCCGAGCCCGCTTCGTGGCACCCGCGGTGACCGGCTTCGGTGCCATGGCACTGGTCGGCTTTTACGCAGCACTTGCGCCGAGCATCCTGGCGCAGCAGCTCCAGGTGACCAACCATGCCGCAGCCGGCGCGCTGTTTTTCGAACTGACAATCGTGGCCGCCGTGACCATTCTGGCGACGACGCGGCTCTCGAGCCGTGTCACCATGTTTACGGCGTTGGTCTTGATCATCCCAACTGTCGGATTGGTTGTGGCGGCACAATTCTTCGGCTCGATGGCCATCATGATCCTCGCCACCGCTTGCTGCGGCGTGGCGTCGGCACTCGGCTATCGCGGCGGTTTGCAAGTGGTCAACCAGATTGCGCCTGCCGACAGGCGCGCCGAGGTGGTGTCGGCCTTTTTCATCTGCTGCTTTTGCGGCAACGCGCTGCCGGTCATCGGTATCGGCATTCTGTCGAATTGGACCACGGCGACGACGGCAAGCCTGGCCTTTGCCGGCATGATCACGATCTTTTCCCTGGTGGCGCTCGGGTTTGGCGCCAAGCATGCGCGATAG